A region of Burkholderiales bacterium JOSHI_001 DNA encodes the following proteins:
- a CDS encoding ferredoxin, 2Fe-2S type, ISC system (PFAM: 2Fe-2S iron-sulfur cluster binding domain~TIGRFAM: ferredoxin, 2Fe-2S type, ISC system), with product MPVIRILPHAELCPAGDTIEAPAGTSLCEALLENGIAIEHACEMSCACTTCHVVVKEGFNSLGEMDESEEDLLDRAWGLTPTSRLSCQAILSNQDVTIELPKYTINHARENH from the coding sequence ATGCCCGTCATCCGCATCCTGCCCCATGCCGAGTTGTGCCCCGCTGGCGACACCATCGAAGCACCCGCCGGCACGTCCTTGTGCGAAGCGCTGCTGGAAAACGGCATCGCCATCGAACACGCCTGCGAAATGAGTTGTGCCTGCACCACCTGCCATGTGGTGGTGAAGGAGGGCTTCAACTCATTGGGTGAGATGGACGAGAGCGAAGAAGACCTGCTGGACCGCGCCTGGGGCCTGACCCCCACCTCGCGCCTGTCCTGCCAGGCCATCCTGTCCAACCAGGACGTGACGATCGAACTGCCCAAGTACACGATCAACCACGCGCGCGAAAACCACTGA
- a CDS encoding Fe-S protein assembly chaperone HscA (PFAM: Hsp70 protein~TIGRFAM: Fe-S protein assembly chaperone HscA), which yields MALLQISEPGQAPDPHARRIAVGIDLGTTHSLVASVRHGVAECLPDGQGRAILPSAVRYLGEGRRQIGADALAQQAADPENTIVSVKRFMGRKLADINGLAKLPYQFVDQPGMVAVATRDGVKTPVEVSAEILATLRYRAEDTFNDELFGAVITVPAYFDDAQRQATKDAAQLAGLNVLRLINEPTAAAVAYGLDSGVEGLYAIYDLGGGTFDISLLRLTRGVFEVVATGGDAALGGDDFDHALADWAWQQLGREPAGAQDKRSMLVAARAAKEALSAAEQVPLHADIGGQPLSVSVTRDQFEQLTRPLVDRTLVAVRKVLRDAKLNKAEVQGVVMVGGSTRMPAVRRAVGELFGREPLIDLNPDEVVAVGAAIQANALAGNAQDGELLLLDVIPLSLGLETMGGLVERIIERNTTIPVAKAQDFTTFKDGQTAMALHVVQGERDLVADCRSLARFELRGIPPMVAGAARIRVAFQVDADGLLSVQAQEMVSGVQASVVVKPSYGLADEQIATMLKEGFSHAETDMAARALREAQVEAERMVLATRSALAADGDLLDADERDLLERRLTELTALAQGRDAAAIEAGTKSLAEHTEAFAAARMNRGIRSALTGRRVEEV from the coding sequence ATGGCCCTCCTGCAGATTTCCGAACCCGGCCAGGCGCCGGACCCGCATGCCCGCCGCATTGCCGTGGGCATCGACCTGGGCACCACACATTCGCTGGTGGCCAGCGTGCGCCATGGCGTGGCCGAGTGCCTGCCCGACGGCCAGGGCCGGGCCATCCTGCCGTCCGCGGTGCGCTACCTGGGGGAAGGGCGGCGGCAGATCGGCGCCGACGCGTTGGCGCAGCAGGCGGCGGACCCTGAAAACACCATCGTGTCGGTGAAGCGCTTCATGGGCCGCAAGCTGGCCGACATCAATGGCCTGGCCAAGCTGCCCTACCAGTTCGTGGACCAGCCCGGCATGGTGGCCGTGGCCACGCGCGACGGCGTGAAGACGCCCGTGGAGGTGTCGGCCGAGATCCTGGCCACGCTGCGCTACCGCGCCGAAGACACCTTCAACGACGAGCTGTTCGGCGCGGTGATCACCGTGCCCGCCTACTTCGACGACGCCCAGCGCCAGGCCACGAAGGACGCCGCCCAATTGGCCGGCCTGAACGTGCTGCGCCTGATCAACGAGCCCACCGCCGCGGCGGTGGCCTACGGGCTGGATTCGGGCGTGGAAGGCCTGTATGCCATCTACGACCTGGGCGGCGGCACCTTCGACATCTCCCTGTTGCGGCTGACCCGCGGCGTGTTCGAGGTGGTGGCCACCGGCGGCGATGCCGCGCTGGGCGGCGACGACTTCGACCACGCCCTGGCCGACTGGGCCTGGCAGCAACTCGGGCGCGAACCCGCGGGCGCGCAGGACAAGCGCAGCATGCTGGTCGCCGCGCGCGCCGCGAAGGAAGCGCTGTCAGCGGCCGAGCAGGTGCCGTTGCACGCCGACATCGGCGGCCAGCCGCTGAGCGTGTCCGTCACCCGCGACCAGTTCGAGCAACTCACCCGTCCCCTGGTGGACCGCACCCTGGTCGCCGTGCGCAAGGTGCTGCGCGACGCCAAGCTGAACAAGGCCGAGGTGCAGGGTGTGGTGATGGTGGGTGGCTCCACCCGCATGCCGGCGGTGCGCCGCGCGGTGGGTGAACTGTTCGGCCGCGAACCGCTGATCGACCTGAACCCCGACGAGGTGGTGGCCGTGGGTGCGGCCATCCAGGCCAATGCCTTGGCCGGCAACGCGCAGGACGGTGAACTGCTGCTGCTGGACGTGATCCCGCTGTCCCTGGGCCTGGAAACCATGGGCGGGCTGGTGGAGCGCATCATCGAGCGCAACACCACCATCCCCGTGGCCAAGGCGCAGGACTTCACCACCTTCAAGGACGGCCAGACCGCGATGGCGCTGCACGTGGTGCAGGGCGAGCGCGACCTGGTGGCCGACTGCCGCAGCCTGGCGCGGTTCGAACTGCGGGGCATCCCGCCCATGGTGGCCGGTGCGGCCCGCATCCGCGTGGCCTTCCAGGTGGACGCCGACGGGCTGCTGTCGGTGCAGGCGCAGGAGATGGTTTCCGGCGTGCAGGCCTCGGTGGTGGTGAAGCCCAGCTACGGGCTGGCCGATGAGCAGATCGCCACCATGCTGAAGGAAGGCTTCTCGCACGCCGAGACCGACATGGCCGCCCGCGCGCTGCGCGAAGCCCAGGTGGAGGCCGAGCGCATGGTGCTGGCCACCCGCTCGGCCCTGGCCGCCGACGGCGACCTGCTGGACGCCGACGAGCGCGACCTGCTGGAGCGCCGCCTGACCGAATTGACCGCGCTGGCCCAAGGCCGCGACGCCGCCGCCATCGAGGCCGGCACCAAGAGCCTTGCCGAGCACACCGAGGCCTTCGCCGCGGCGCGCATGAACCGCGGCATCCGCAGCGCACTCACCGGCCGCAGGGTCGAAGAAGTCTGA
- a CDS encoding Fe-S protein assembly co-chaperone HscB (PFAM: DnaJ domain; HSCB C-terminal oligomerisation domain~TIGRFAM: Fe-S protein assembly co-chaperone HscB), producing MNLTDDDFTLFDLPRKFALERKLLDERWRQLQGQVHPDRFAAEGAAAQRVAMQWAVRVNEAHARLKDPLKRGAYLCELAGVPINAENNTAMPTTFLMQQMQWREALDEAKGLDAVQALDDEVAERERAMLAELQSSLDERQDTVAAAQQVRALMFVARFRADLDQRLEALGQ from the coding sequence ATGAACCTGACCGACGACGACTTCACCCTGTTCGACCTGCCGCGAAAGTTTGCGCTGGAGCGCAAGCTGCTGGACGAACGCTGGCGCCAGTTGCAGGGCCAGGTGCACCCGGATCGCTTCGCCGCCGAAGGCGCCGCCGCCCAGCGCGTGGCCATGCAATGGGCGGTGCGGGTGAACGAAGCCCATGCGCGCCTGAAAGACCCCTTGAAGCGCGGCGCCTACCTGTGCGAACTGGCCGGTGTGCCGATCAATGCCGAGAACAACACCGCCATGCCCACCACGTTCCTGATGCAGCAGATGCAGTGGCGTGAAGCGCTGGACGAGGCCAAAGGATTGGACGCTGTTCAGGCGCTGGACGACGAAGTGGCCGAACGTGAGCGGGCCATGTTGGCCGAACTGCAGTCCAGTCTTGATGAACGTCAAGACACGGTGGCCGCGGCCCAGCAGGTGAGGGCCTTGATGTTCGTGGCGCGCTTTCGCGCCGACCTCGATCAGCGCCTGGAGGCGCTGGGACAATAG
- a CDS encoding iron-sulfur cluster assembly protein IscA (PFAM: Iron-sulphur cluster biosynthesis~TIGRFAM: iron-sulfur cluster assembly protein IscA; Iron-sulfur cluster assembly accessory protein), whose amino-acid sequence MAVTLSEAAARHVSRYIGKRGKGVGVRLGVKTTGCSGLAYKLEYADDVAPEDHVFEQHGVKVLVDPKSLPYIDGTELDFVREGLNEGFKFHNPREKDRCGCGESFRV is encoded by the coding sequence ATGGCGGTGACCTTGAGCGAAGCAGCCGCACGCCACGTGAGCCGCTACATCGGCAAGCGCGGCAAGGGTGTGGGCGTGCGTCTGGGCGTGAAGACCACCGGTTGCTCCGGCCTGGCCTACAAGCTGGAATACGCCGACGACGTGGCGCCCGAAGACCATGTCTTCGAACAGCACGGTGTGAAGGTGCTGGTGGACCCCAAGAGCCTGCCCTACATCGACGGCACCGAACTGGACTTCGTGCGCGAAGGCCTGAACGAAGGTTTCAAATTCCACAATCCGCGCGAGAAGGACCGTTGCGGTTGTGGCGAAAGCTTCCGCGTCTAG
- a CDS encoding FeS cluster assembly scaffold IscU (PFAM: NifU-like N terminal domain~TIGRFAM: FeS cluster assembly scaffold IscU), which yields MAYSDKVIDHYENPRNVGSFEKGDDDVGTGMVGAPACGDVMKLQIKVDPATGLIQDARFKTYGCGSAIASSSLVTEWVKGKTLDQALTIKNTHIAEELALPPVKIHCSILAEDAIKAAVDDYKAKHGVAAAEAATKAS from the coding sequence ATGGCTTACAGCGACAAGGTGATTGACCACTACGAAAACCCCCGCAACGTCGGTTCCTTCGAGAAGGGCGACGACGACGTGGGCACCGGCATGGTGGGTGCGCCGGCCTGCGGCGACGTGATGAAGCTGCAGATCAAGGTGGACCCGGCCACGGGCCTGATCCAGGACGCGCGTTTCAAGACCTATGGCTGCGGCTCGGCCATCGCGTCCAGTTCGCTGGTCACCGAATGGGTGAAGGGCAAGACCCTGGACCAGGCGCTGACCATCAAGAACACCCACATCGCGGAAGAACTGGCGCTGCCGCCGGTGAAGATCCACTGCTCCATCCTGGCCGAAGACGCCATCAAGGCCGCGGTGGACGACTACAAGGCCAAGCACGGCGTGGCCGCGGCCGAAGCCGCAACGAAGGCGAGCTGA
- a CDS encoding cysteine desulfurase IscS (PFAM: Aminotransferase class-V~TIGRFAM: cysteine desulfurase NifS; cysteine desulfurase IscS), producing the protein MTPHFPIYMDYGATTPVDPRVVDAMIPWLREHFGNPASRSHAWGWEAEEAVEKARAQVAALINADPREIVWTSGATESNNLAIKGAAHFYASKGKHLITVKTEHKAVLDTMRELERQGFEVTYLDVQENGLLDLNKFKDALRPDTILASVMLVNNEIGVIQDMQAIGGLCRERGIIFHVDGAQATGKVAIDMATLPIDLLSLASHKTYGPKGIGALYVRRKPRVRLEAQMHGGGHERGLRSGTLPTHQIIGMGEAFRLAQLEMGAESERIRMLQQRLLRGISDIEQVFVNGDMTQRVPHNLNASFNFVEGESLIMGIKGLAVSSGSACTSASLEPSYVLRALGRSDELAHSSLRMTIGRFTTEKEIDYAVGTLKETVAKLRELSPLWEMYRDGVDISTIQWAAH; encoded by the coding sequence ATGACCCCGCACTTTCCCATCTACATGGACTACGGCGCCACCACCCCGGTGGACCCGCGCGTGGTGGACGCCATGATCCCCTGGTTGCGCGAACACTTCGGCAACCCCGCCAGCCGCAGCCACGCCTGGGGCTGGGAAGCCGAAGAAGCGGTGGAAAAGGCGCGCGCCCAGGTGGCCGCGCTGATCAACGCCGACCCGCGCGAAATCGTCTGGACCAGCGGCGCCACCGAGAGCAACAACCTCGCCATCAAGGGCGCGGCGCATTTCTACGCCAGCAAGGGCAAGCACCTCATCACGGTGAAGACCGAGCACAAGGCGGTGCTGGACACAATGCGCGAGCTGGAACGCCAGGGCTTCGAGGTCACCTACCTGGACGTGCAGGAAAACGGCCTGCTGGACCTGAACAAGTTCAAGGACGCGCTGCGGCCGGACACCATCCTGGCCTCGGTCATGTTGGTGAACAACGAGATCGGCGTCATCCAGGACATGCAGGCCATCGGCGGCCTGTGCCGCGAGCGCGGCATCATCTTCCACGTGGACGGCGCGCAGGCCACCGGCAAGGTGGCCATCGACATGGCCACGCTGCCCATCGACCTGCTGAGCCTGGCCTCGCACAAGACCTATGGCCCCAAGGGCATCGGCGCGCTGTACGTGCGGCGCAAGCCCCGTGTGCGGCTGGAAGCGCAGATGCACGGCGGCGGGCATGAACGCGGCCTGCGCAGCGGCACCCTGCCCACGCACCAGATCATCGGCATGGGCGAAGCTTTCCGCCTGGCCCAGCTGGAAATGGGCGCCGAGAGCGAACGCATCCGCATGCTGCAGCAGCGCCTGCTGCGCGGCATTTCCGACATCGAGCAGGTGTTCGTCAACGGCGACATGACCCAGCGCGTGCCGCACAACCTGAACGCGTCCTTCAACTTCGTGGAGGGCGAGTCCCTCATCATGGGCATCAAGGGCCTGGCGGTGTCTTCGGGCTCGGCCTGCACCTCGGCCAGCCTGGAACCCAGCTACGTGCTGCGCGCACTGGGCCGCAGCGACGAACTGGCCCACAGCAGCCTGCGCATGACCATCGGCCGCTTCACGACCGAAAAGGAAATCGACTACGCCGTCGGCACGCTGAAAGAAACCGTCGCCAAGCTGCGCGAGTTGTCGCCGCTGTGGGAGATGTACCGCGACGGCGTGGATATTTCGACGATCCAATGGGCCGCTCACTGA
- a CDS encoding iron-sulfur cluster assembly transcription factor IscR (PFAM: Transcriptional regulator~TIGRFAM: iron-sulfur cluster assembly transcription factor IscR; Rrf2 family protein), protein MRLTTKGRFAVTAMIDLALRSNNGPVALAAISQRQQISLSYLEQLFGKLRRHELVESTRGPGGGYSLGRKAEEITVADIIVAVDEPIDATGCGGKENCMGDDAGRCMTHDLWSSLNQKMIEFLDSISLKKLVDEQLAKGVSIEEAPIKRAISTVPVVKPIKVTAPNSIFALGSAMSSK, encoded by the coding sequence ATGCGTCTCACGACCAAAGGCCGTTTCGCCGTCACGGCGATGATCGATCTGGCCCTGCGCAGCAACAACGGTCCGGTGGCCTTGGCCGCCATCAGCCAGCGCCAGCAGATTTCCCTGTCCTACCTGGAACAGCTGTTCGGCAAGCTGCGCCGGCACGAACTGGTCGAAAGCACCCGAGGCCCCGGCGGCGGCTATTCACTGGGCCGCAAGGCCGAAGAAATCACCGTGGCCGACATCATCGTCGCGGTGGACGAGCCGATCGACGCCACCGGCTGCGGCGGCAAGGAAAACTGCATGGGCGACGACGCCGGGCGCTGCATGACGCACGACCTGTGGTCCAGCCTGAACCAGAAAATGATCGAGTTCCTCGACTCCATCTCGCTGAAGAAGCTGGTGGACGAGCAGCTGGCCAAGGGCGTGTCCATCGAGGAAGCGCCGATCAAGCGCGCCATTTCCACCGTGCCGGTGGTCAAGCCGATCAAGGTGACCGCGCCCAACTCCATCTTCGCGCTGGGCAGCGCCATGTCCTCGAAGTGA
- a CDS encoding protein-tyrosine-phosphatase (PFAM: Low molecular weight phosphotyrosine protein phosphatase) encodes MAASPELSVLMVCMGNICRSPTAEGVLRRKLAAAGLSQRVAVDSAGTHGYHVGAPPDERSQQHALRRGYDLSTQRARRLVVQDLQRFDLVLVMDEDNLQEVQGLAVEAGAPGRAAVHKLLHFAGHSRADVPDPYYSGAAGFEQVLDLVEAACDGLVNHLAQRLRA; translated from the coding sequence ATGGCCGCTTCGCCCGAACTCAGCGTGTTGATGGTGTGCATGGGCAATATCTGCCGGTCCCCCACCGCCGAAGGCGTGCTGCGCCGCAAGCTGGCCGCGGCCGGGCTGAGCCAGCGCGTGGCGGTGGACTCGGCCGGCACCCATGGCTACCACGTGGGCGCCCCGCCGGACGAACGTTCCCAGCAGCATGCGCTTCGGCGCGGCTACGACCTGTCGACCCAGCGTGCACGCCGCTTGGTGGTGCAGGACCTGCAGCGCTTCGACTTGGTGCTGGTGATGGACGAGGACAACCTGCAGGAAGTGCAGGGCCTGGCCGTCGAAGCAGGCGCGCCAGGACGTGCGGCGGTGCACAAGCTGCTGCATTTCGCCGGCCACAGCCGCGCCGATGTGCCCGACCCCTACTACAGCGGTGCCGCGGGCTTCGAGCAGGTGCTGGACCTGGTGGAAGCGGCCTGCGACGGCTTGGTGAACCACCTGGCACAACGCCTGCGTGCCTGA
- a CDS encoding D-xylulose kinase (PFAM: FGGY family of carbohydrate kinases, N-terminal domain; FGGY family of carbohydrate kinases, C-terminal domain~TIGRFAM: D-xylulose kinase) → MFLGIDLGTSEVKLLLLDAQHHIVASTGEALTVQRPQPLWSEQHPADWWAATGRAALRLREQHPKAWSAVQAIGLSGQMHGAVLLDEQHTVLRPAILWNDGRSGAQCTELEAALPRLHEITANLAMPGFTAPKLLWVKANEPDLFQRTRRVLLPKDWLRLQLTGECISEMSDASGTLWLDVAQRDWSDEVLAACGLTRGHMPALVEGSQVGGRLSADVASAWGLEPGIPVAGGGGDNAASAVGIGATRPGEGFVSLGTSGVIFLAGDALRPNPARAVHAFCHALPGRWHQMSVMLSAAACLAWLKHVLGAAREADLMAQAEALSPAQRAHAPIFLPYLSGERTPHNNPLARGVFFGLDHEHDAAALAWAVIEGVGFGLADGWASLGAAPGSVQSLSLVGGGSRSALWAQLLASTLGVTLCTRSGGEAGGALGAARLAWLAAGGREDEVCTTPPLARAFEPEAAQAEVLAPRHARFAALYAALQSEFTAPTN, encoded by the coding sequence ATGTTTCTGGGCATCGACCTGGGCACCTCCGAGGTGAAGCTGCTGCTGCTGGATGCGCAGCACCACATCGTGGCCAGCACCGGCGAAGCGCTGACCGTGCAGCGACCGCAGCCGCTGTGGAGCGAGCAGCACCCGGCCGACTGGTGGGCCGCCACCGGTCGCGCCGCGCTTCGCCTGCGTGAGCAGCATCCCAAGGCCTGGTCGGCCGTGCAGGCCATCGGCTTGTCGGGCCAGATGCATGGCGCCGTGCTCTTGGACGAGCAGCACACCGTGCTGCGACCCGCCATCCTCTGGAACGACGGCCGCAGCGGCGCGCAGTGCACCGAGTTGGAAGCGGCCTTGCCGCGGCTGCACGAGATCACCGCCAACCTGGCGATGCCGGGCTTCACCGCGCCCAAGCTGCTGTGGGTGAAGGCGAACGAGCCCGACCTGTTCCAGCGAACCCGCAGGGTGCTGCTGCCCAAGGACTGGCTGCGCCTGCAACTGACGGGCGAGTGCATCAGCGAGATGTCCGATGCGTCCGGCACGCTGTGGCTGGATGTGGCCCAACGCGACTGGAGCGACGAGGTGCTGGCCGCCTGCGGCTTGACGCGCGGCCACATGCCGGCGCTGGTGGAAGGCTCGCAGGTGGGTGGACGCTTGAGCGCCGATGTGGCATCGGCCTGGGGCCTTGAACCCGGCATCCCGGTGGCCGGTGGTGGCGGCGACAACGCCGCCAGCGCGGTGGGCATCGGCGCCACGCGGCCGGGTGAAGGTTTCGTGTCGCTGGGCACCTCCGGCGTCATCTTCCTGGCGGGCGACGCCCTGCGGCCCAACCCGGCGCGCGCGGTGCATGCCTTCTGCCATGCGCTGCCTGGGCGCTGGCACCAGATGAGCGTGATGCTCTCGGCCGCGGCCTGCCTGGCCTGGTTGAAGCACGTGCTGGGCGCGGCCCGTGAAGCCGACTTGATGGCCCAGGCCGAGGCCCTGTCGCCCGCGCAGCGTGCGCACGCCCCGATCTTCCTGCCTTACCTGTCGGGCGAGCGCACGCCGCACAACAACCCGCTGGCCCGGGGTGTGTTCTTTGGCCTGGACCATGAACACGACGCCGCCGCCTTGGCCTGGGCGGTGATCGAAGGCGTGGGCTTCGGCCTGGCCGATGGCTGGGCCAGCCTGGGCGCGGCGCCCGGCAGCGTTCAGTCGCTGTCGCTGGTGGGTGGCGGCTCGCGCAGCGCCCTGTGGGCGCAACTGCTGGCCAGCACCCTGGGTGTGACCTTGTGCACCCGCAGCGGCGGCGAAGCCGGCGGTGCACTGGGCGCAGCCCGCCTGGCCTGGCTGGCCGCCGGAGGCCGCGAAGACGAGGTCTGCACCACGCCACCCTTGGCCCGAGCCTTTGAGCCTGAGGCTGCCCAAGCCGAGGTGCTGGCGCCGCGCCACGCGCGCTTCGCGGCCTTGTATGCTGCGCTGCAGTCTGAATTCACCGCGCCCACGAACTGA
- a CDS encoding DNA-binding domain-containing protein, AraC-type (PFAM: Bacterial regulatory helix-turn-helix proteins, AraC family; AraC-like ligand binding domain) — MSQRAVSRHLPHRRAPELEREFTRSPALGYEAPEDVGSVRCLEHGFPTPLARWHYHDEYELHLIVATSGKAFVGDWIGQFQPGHLVLTGPRLPHNWISLDLPEGGVPVRDQVIQFLHEPLQAACAQIPELGEVMPLLERARHGVEFFGLSERARDHFQHIKGSRGLRRFACFCDFLGDLVRCTDYRLLSSVQLQATDDDASLASINVIVSRLTEDVANSPSLAEVAAEMGMSESRFSRFFRKATGNNFTDFVNRVRVNRACQLLMESDRLVTHICYEVGFNNVANFNRRFLEIKGMTPTEFRRQAEHRFGA; from the coding sequence ATGTCCCAGCGCGCCGTCTCCCGCCACCTGCCGCACCGCAGGGCGCCCGAACTGGAGCGCGAGTTCACGCGCAGCCCGGCGCTGGGCTACGAGGCGCCGGAAGACGTGGGTTCGGTGCGCTGCCTGGAGCATGGCTTTCCCACGCCGCTGGCGCGCTGGCATTACCACGATGAATACGAACTCCACCTGATCGTGGCCACTTCGGGCAAGGCCTTCGTGGGTGACTGGATCGGCCAGTTCCAGCCCGGCCACCTGGTGCTGACCGGCCCGCGACTGCCGCACAACTGGATCAGCCTGGACCTGCCCGAAGGCGGCGTGCCGGTGCGCGACCAGGTGATCCAGTTCCTGCATGAGCCGCTGCAGGCCGCTTGCGCGCAGATTCCGGAACTGGGCGAGGTGATGCCCCTGCTGGAGCGAGCCCGCCACGGGGTGGAATTCTTCGGCCTGTCCGAGCGCGCGCGGGACCACTTTCAGCACATCAAGGGCAGTCGCGGCCTGCGCCGCTTTGCCTGCTTCTGCGACTTTCTCGGTGACCTGGTCCGCTGTACCGACTACCGGCTGCTGTCCAGTGTGCAACTGCAGGCCACGGACGACGACGCGTCCCTGGCCAGCATCAACGTCATCGTCAGCCGCCTGACCGAGGACGTGGCCAACAGCCCCAGCCTGGCCGAGGTGGCCGCAGAAATGGGCATGAGTGAAAGCCGCTTCTCGCGCTTCTTCCGCAAGGCCACGGGCAACAACTTCACCGACTTTGTCAATCGCGTGCGGGTGAACCGCGCCTGCCAGTTGCTGATGGAAAGCGACCGCCTGGTCACCCACATCTGCTACGAGGTGGGTTTCAACAACGTGGCCAATTTCAACCGCCGGTTCCTGGAAATCAAGGGCATGACACCCACCGAATTCCGGCGCCAGGCGGAACACCGTTTTGGAGCTTGA
- a CDS encoding short-chain alcohol dehydrogenase like protein (PFAM: short chain dehydrogenase) codes for MTQRLKDRHALLTGAGGGIGAAVAAAFLAEGARCSIVDLGPQPSAEVQALLQQHTGRAQYLSANVTKADSIAAMVAQARSVFGTIEILYNNAAVFDMAPLLDSDEAMYKRLFDVNVKGMFFTMQAVLRQMVEAGVKGSVINLASQAGRRGEALVSHYCASKAAVISYTQSAALAMAPHGIRVNGIAPGVVDTPMWAGVDALFAKYENLPIGEKKKQVGLAVPLGRMGDPADVAGAAVFLASDEARYITAQTLNVDGGNVMS; via the coding sequence ATGACCCAGCGACTGAAAGACCGACACGCCCTGCTCACCGGTGCGGGCGGCGGCATTGGTGCCGCCGTGGCCGCGGCCTTCCTGGCCGAAGGCGCGCGTTGCAGCATCGTGGACCTGGGGCCGCAGCCCTCGGCCGAGGTGCAGGCCCTGCTGCAGCAACACACCGGTCGGGCGCAATACCTCAGCGCCAACGTCACGAAGGCCGACAGCATTGCCGCCATGGTGGCCCAGGCGCGATCGGTCTTCGGCACCATCGAGATCCTGTACAACAACGCCGCCGTCTTCGACATGGCCCCGCTGCTGGACAGCGACGAGGCCATGTACAAGCGCCTGTTCGACGTGAACGTGAAGGGCATGTTCTTCACCATGCAGGCGGTGCTGCGGCAGATGGTGGAAGCGGGCGTGAAGGGCAGCGTCATCAACCTGGCCAGCCAGGCCGGCCGGCGCGGTGAAGCCCTGGTGTCGCACTACTGCGCCAGCAAGGCCGCGGTCATCAGCTACACCCAAAGCGCCGCTCTGGCCATGGCACCGCATGGCATCCGCGTGAATGGCATCGCCCCGGGCGTGGTCGATACCCCCATGTGGGCCGGCGTGGACGCGCTGTTCGCCAAGTACGAAAACCTTCCCATCGGCGAAAAGAAGAAGCAGGTGGGCCTGGCCGTGCCGCTGGGCCGCATGGGCGACCCGGCCGACGTGGCCGGCGCGGCCGTGTTCCTGGCCAGTGACGAGGCGCGCTACATCACCGCCCAGACGCTGAACGTGGATGGCGGTAACGTGATGAGTTGA